Below is a window of Desmonostoc muscorum LEGE 12446 DNA.
GGAAACAAATATTTATTTTTTATCCGTGGCTAAAGTTAGTTATTTTCTACCCTACAACTGGTAGCTTCGGCTTTGTTTGATGCTGACTGTACTGAGATTTGGAACCGAATAAAAACCATCTATACAGCCAAAGATTGCTCATCAAAATCTCGAAAAAGATAACCACAAGACAATAAATATAGAGGTGAAGAAACAGACTAATTGGTATTGAAGAAGAATTCACTCCGTCCGAATCACTCTTCATCGGGGATTGGTGACCCGCGACCTAGAAGCACCACCAAATCTACAATTTGGAGGGAGTCTTAAACCCACTTATTCATCCGCCCTACGGGTTCGGCAGTTTGCAATCGACGGAAACCTTAAGAAATGCAACTGCCTCACCAGTCACACAGAATTCGCTCCTGTATTCTGGCTCCTAACGGAGTGAATTCTGTTTGATAAATATCAGGAGTTAGCATTGCTTCCCAGACTATAACCAAATCAGCTAGCCCAGACTTGGTTAATTAATTCACAACTACCCGAACCAACCAAAAAGGTTTTTAAATATGAGCAACATCTTACTCGTACCCATCCATGTCAATGCTTTATGCCTAGCAGACCCCGGCGAAGCCGTGAGTGCATTTGCCGACTTTAAACGATTACCTTTTATATATGATGGGGAACCCCATCAGACTGGTACTCCCAATATCAGCAAACAAATTCTTACACCTCTGTTTGATGCAGGGAAAACAACCCTGAAAGCTGGTATTCATTTACACTGGTTTTTACCCGATGCCCTAACAAGAGGTGAACATAGTGCCACTGGCACAAAATTTCCTATCGTACCCAATCGCTGGCTGATTCTGCGTCAAGGAGGCGATCAAGGAACTAAGCAATGGATAATTGAAAGTGACTATCTTTACCCTGAAAAATTAGGGTCAGGTGAAGAACCTGCTGATACTATTAATATCTTAGTTCAGCGCCCCACTCCCAAAACCGACCAATATCAGCGCTATCGCTTTATGGGACGGACTCTAGAACTGTCAGATTGGCGACAACAGAGTAATTTAGATCGCGAATATACAGCAACCTTGACTGCCATTGGTACACAAGCAGAAGTTCCTCTGTTTGACTATGTACAAGCCACCTTTGCAGCTTTTTATCCTAACTGTCAGAGTGTTTTCGGCTTTCATGACCGGGATTACCCTACAACCAATCCTTCATCGGGGTTACAGTACGATGTCATTGGCTGGTATGGTGACGAGCAACAGGACATATTAAAGACTCTATTGCAAAACAATCAGGGGAAAAAATCTGAGGAATTATTAGAACTCATACAAGAGGAATTGCGTTGGACATTTGAGCTTGACGGGGAGATTCCCCAACGCACACTTTACCATTCAAGAGTTACCTTTGGGTCTACAGGGCAAGTCTTATCTGCAAGCGATCGCATCAACAGTTTGTCCCAACCAACCATTGCTGTGGGTAATTCAGCACCAGAAGCCCTTTCAGCCTATTTAGCTCACGACTACAACAACCAAACCAACCCAGAAATTCGTCAATTCGTACAAGAACAGCTAGAAGCTCTCCAACTGTCAGAACGCTTGGAGTCCGGCCAACTCGACCTTGATGCTAAATTACAGGAAGCTCGTCACGAGCAGGGTTTTGGGACGCAAAGTGCAGGCATTCTCTGGTCGATCGCACCCAAAGTCTCAGACGCTCAAACCTATAGGGGAATTTTCTCAATCCCCAATTCCAAATCTCAAGTTCAAAGTCGGTTCAGCCTACCATTAGACCTTGGCCGTCAACTCAATAAAGTCAATCGTCTGCAAGAAGAATACAATCAAGCACTGGTGAACATCGAGTCTCAAGGCCAGCAGTTATATACCCACTGGTATGAGTTCATAGAAAAGTATCATAGTAAAGCTAGCGATAGTATGCCTATTCTTGATGCCACAGAATCTAAGTTGCTCAATCCCTTGCGGACTGCCCTTGGTCAGACAGGAAGGTTAGAAATTGAAAGAGATGATTCGGATAATTTCAGAGTAACGGCGGCGACTTTATGCTTTAGCATTTACTCGTCATTTACTTATTTAGAAGGCTGTGTCGATTTGTTAAACCGAGCGGTTGCAGGGCATGTTACTCGTAAAGAATGGTATGAATATTTACAAGTTGAGTTTGAAAAATGTAATGTTAAACTTCTCCCCGAACCGCCTGTTCCTGAGAATGAGAGTGAGAGTATACCGCTAAACATTACACAAGTAACACCAGGACAGGAATGGCGAATCAACGACCAAGGGCAAACCTACACTGTCAAAGTAGAAAATAGCGTTTTAAATATTTACATTCCTCCGACATACATTCCTGTTTCTGAAAAACCTCAACTCGCTTACGAACTAGCAACTAAAATTAATGAGTTAATTGGAGCGATCGCAACCTACAACCGTACAGCCGAAACCCAATACACCCTCAAACAAGTTCCTGCGGCACATTATTGGCAAGCAAACGATCCAGTCCTTTTCTTAGCAGGGGAAGCGGCCGCTTCGACAGGGCATAAACGCTTGCAGAGTGGTGAATTTTTACAATGTCACCAATGGAATGCCACTCTGGATTTACAAACCTTGCCAGAGCCAACTATTACCAGCATTCAGAACCAAATCAATAATTTAGCACCCCAACCTGGTGAAGAAGACATTGGGTTTAATCACTGGAGACAACAACCTTGGATTCCCTTTTTAATGCAGTGGGCAGTGCAAGCGTTCCCTTGCCGTCCCGACCACCCAAATCCTAACTATAATCCTGAAATCATCCTCGACAATTACCAGCTAGAACGTAACGCCATTGACCTCACTCTGAAAACAGGTAGTGAAAGCAGCTTTGTGAAGACTGCCAATACCTATCAAGGCTTGAGCATTTTGACACCGGCGGCAAATTTCATACTAGAAGAACGACTGATAGGTTATCTCAATGAAGAATTACTGCCCCAGTATTACAGTGCCAATAACATTCCTGAAGAACAGCAAACAGAAGATTACCTCAGTGAAAATTTTCAGGCGATCGCTTCTTGGTATCGAAACTCAATAGACAAAACAGAGATACAAAAAGCTCAAGACCCGATTTGGGTGACACTGTGGGCTTATGAACAGATGCAGACTCTAGAAGGACAAGCTCAGGCGATCGCTGGATTTAACGATACCCTGTTACTTTACCGACCGACTTTATACTTAGAGATAGATGACCCCCTCCTGGGAAAAAACCAGGACGTGAAGGACATCAAATTCTTCCACGAGCAAGTGCGCTGGACGTTGGGCTATACCCTACAATACGAAATTCTCAAACTAGACATATTCAATCCCATCCGCAGTGGGGCGCTGAAAATCACAACCCTGTGGTTGGTAGATACTTTTGGGCAATTTAAAAAAGTCGTGGAATCGGGAATGAACACCGATGTAGTCACCACAATCCAGATGACACCACCCAATCCCAACTATCAGGTATTATTACCGCCCCGTTTGGCACAACCCGCCCGTCTGAACTTCCACTGGATAGTAGCAGATAGCCAAAAGGAAGAACAGTTAACCGCAGCACCAGCCATTACCCCAGTCTGTGGTTGGATTGTACCCAACAATCTTGACAGCAACCTGGAATTTTATGACACTCACGGTCAAGCACTAGGATTAATTGATCGAGCTGGAACTTGGCGGCCTACACCTGGTAAAACTACATCCTTCAATCCACCAGGCTATTCCGCCAACCTGCACTTAAATAAAGTAGTCGATTATTTACTCAACCACGGAAGGGATTTTCAGCAAAAATTCATCTCTACCTTAATTAATTCTTTAGATAATATTGCCCCGGAAAACTTTGCCGAGCATCCCAGTTTGGCTTTGTTGATAGGACGACCAATAGCTGTTGTCCGAGCCACCTTTAATTTAGAAGTCCAAGGGCTGCCCACTGTTGATCCCAGCCTCAGCATCACTGACTCAAACTACCCCACAACTCGCGGCTTTGATGCCGTCAAATTCCCCATTCACTTAGGAGATTACCAACAATTCAACGATGGATTAGTTGGTTACTGGCGAGAAGTTCACCAAGGAGAAAGTTACGTGTATGAGGACAATATTTTCTATGCTCCGCAAAGCAATTCAGTTAATAATAACTTAATTAAAACTGAAGCGGAAGGTATAGTTTTTGAACAAACGGTAGACGCACCGCCCCAATTCGTCACCATGTTAATTGATCCGCGAGGCACAATTCATGCTAAGTCTGGGATTTTGCCTAATCGAGAATTGCGCTTATCCCCAGAGAATTATGACGAAGCATTAAAGGCGATCGAGGTTCATTTTCTCTCAACACCTGTTTTATCGAATCAAGGAGAAATTATCATCCCCTTGCCAGAAATTCCTCAATATGCTTGGTCTTGGTTATCTCGTAACAGTAGCGGTTGGTTAACAAGTGACATTGAACCTGTTAATTTCAACGCCACCTTTGCTGCACCCCAAGAACTTTATGAAGGATGGTTACAGCTGACACCAGCAGAGGAAGGAGAAGAGTAAAAAAAGGAAGCAATTCGCAGTTATGCCGCTCTCTTAGCACCACACCATCCTAGATTTTGTCCGAACCCCACCCCGCTTTTATCTAGCGATAAAATCTCGCTACCCCATGAAACAAGTTTTACGGAGACTTTAGAGATGATTCAACAACAAGGACTAGCTATTCCTCTCTATGTAGGATTTTTCAGTTCTAATCGTGTTCTCAACACAGATAACCAAGAGAGTGAGTTGAGACTGCGAATCACGAATATGTCCAAATCACCTATCAACTTTATAGCTAACAGATCCCAACTGGTAGTTGCCCTCGAAGTAGGAGATGCAAATACATTTCCTTGGGCGCTGGGGACAGAAGACCAAGTTAATAAAGTAGTGGTGTCAATTGATGGAGATAAATGGCAGTCTGAAAAAGTAGAAGAAGAAAAATGCAGAATGCTGAAGTGGACGCTTACCCCCAAATCAGCCGATGTGGTGTTAGATTCTCAAGATACTGTGGTCATCAAGCTGAGTCAAATTGCCACGGCTCACCCAACAGGGATGGCTAACTTGTATTTACGTTCTCAATGCGTGCCAGGATATCGGGATAGCGAATTTATTTGCCAAATTGAGAAAGCACCTTTGGTATATCCTGATAAAAACGTGGGTATCGGCACAACAACTCCTACAGCAAAACTACAGGTTAATGGGAAAGAAACTACATTTTTAAGTAGCAATGGCCCAACTAACCAAGTAATTATTCAAGATGGCAATTTAGGAATTGGGACAAAAACTCCTACAGTAAAACTACAGATTGATGGAACAGGAAATACATTTTTGAGTGGCAATGGTACAGCTAACCAAGTAGTTATTCAAGATGGCAATTTGGGCATTGGAACTACCGAGCCAAAAGGTAAGTTGGATATGCAAGGAAGCATAAAAATTAACGGTGAGCCAGCTATGGAATCAAAGGAATACTCCTCTCTGGATGAAGAGAGTTTTATTTTTACAGAACAAAATACGGAAGAGTGGGGTGCTTTTATTGCAGGATCTAGAATTTACCTTACTAAAAATCTTGAGGTATCAGATAAATATAATACAAATAAATGGGAAATAGATACGAGAGCGCACGATAATACAACAAACTTAGTAAAGGTTCTATTTATTAGAAAAGAATTTTTCGAGGTCCAGTATAAACCAGCAGAGGAAGAGGAAAAGTGATAGCAATTCAAAATTCACGCATTCGCTCATTCAAAATTGCCAAGATTGCAAGCAGAGCAACGCCATCCCAAAATTAAGAGATAAAACCCGATGACAGCAACCAAAAAACAACCCTTTAACTTTCTTTTCTACTACGAATTTGACACAGGAGAAATCATAGAAAAAGCTTTACTAGTAGGAGGAGATCCCACTACAGCCAGTCCTCTTCATCTCCGAATTGGCATTCAAGAAGCTAAAAAAATCCTTATCTGTCCGCTCCCAAATGCAACTAAAGCAAGCTCCAGTGATTACCACTTTAAATTGCAGTTTGATACCGCAAAATTGCTCCAACCAGAACAGATTACCGTTGATAGTGATGACTGGGATCTCCACCTAGAAAAAGATACAATTTTCTATCTTCTTTGGAAAAAAGAGGAAGTTACTCTCGATGAGAATAATTCCATCGAACTGATGCTCAATGGTGTCATGGCAACTCTAGAACCAACGCAGCAGAACACAACCACAACAAACGTTACTTTATCGTGGGAGTTTAAACGCAATGGGATCACCATTATTGACGTTACCCCGACAGCACCAGGTGAAACCGATCCTTATGAAAAAAGTTTTACCGAGACTTTAGATATGATTCAACAACAAGGACTAGCTATTCCTCTCTATGTAGGATTTTTTAGTTCTAATCGTGTTCTCAACACAAATAACCAAGAGAGTGAGTTGAGACTGCGAATCACGAATATGTCCAAATCACCTATCAACTTTATAGCTAACAGATCCCAACTGGTAGTTGCCCTCGAAGTAGGAGATGCAAATACATTTCCTTGGGCACTGGGGACAAAAGACCTACTTAATGGTGTAGTGGTGTCAATTGATGGAGATAAATGGGGCTTTAAAAAGATAGAAGAAAAAGGCAGAATGCTGGAGTGGACGTTTACCCCCAAATCAGACCCTGGCGTGGAGTTAAAGTCTCAAGATACTATGATCATCAAGTTGAGTCAAATTGTCACGGATTATCCAACAGGGATGACTAACTTGTATTTACGTTCTCAATACGTGCCAGGATATCGGGATAGCGAGTTTATTTGCCAAATTGAGAAAACACCTTTGGTATATCCTGATAAAAACGTGGGTATCGGCACAACAACTCCTACAGCAAAACTACAGATTAATGGAACAGGAAATACATTTTTGAGTGGCAATGGTGCAACTAACCAGGTAATTATTCAAGATGGCAATTTAGGAATTGGGACAACAACTCCTACAGCAAAACTACAGATTGATGGAACAGGAACTACATTTTTGAGTGGCAATGGTACAGCTAACCAAGTAGTTATTCAAGATGGCAATTTGGGCATTGGAACTACCGAGCCAAAAGGTAAGTTGGATATACAGGGAAGCATAAAAATTAACGGTAGTCCGGCCATGAAATCAGAGGAATACTTATATTTGGAGCCGGACATATTATTTTCTCTAGAGCAGAGTCCAGAAGAGTGGGGTGCTTTTATTGCAGGATCTAGAATTATCTTTACTAGGCAGGTTAACGCTTCAGAGCAAGATAAGAAGTGGAAGATAATTACGTCAGAATACAACAATATCCTAGAATGCACCAGAGTAAAGGTTCTATTTATTAGAAATGAATTTTTCGAGTAAAGCAAACTGAAATCCAAGAAAGCCAAAGGCATAACATAGAGAATTTTATGACGCATGGAATTAATCTAAACTAATCGTTCTGAGGAGAAAGCGATCGCCCTTGTGCTAATTCATCTTTAGGAGATGCGATCGCATTCACTCAAAACAAGCTGAAATATCAACTGGGCAATAACCAGCCTACACTTGTACAGCAAAAGAGCGATCGCATTCACTCAAAACAAGCTGAAATCTCAATTGGGCAATAACCAGCCTACACTTGTACAGCAAAAGAGCGATCGCTTCTACAACTTCCGAGAAAACTACAATATTTTTGTGAGTGCAAAAACAATGACCACTATTGATGTAGATATATATAATGACCTTCAAAAAGTCAGTGACTTTTTAAAAGATGAGATTGGTTTTGGAATTGAGCCAATTCCAGATTTTCTCAAGGATTGTCCCCTGATATCTGCTGAGTACACGCAAGATAATGGTGGCTATAAACTTGAGTGCAAGCTCAAATTTATTCTTGCTGAAGAAGAAGAAGAGGAGAACTTAGACAAATATCTAGAAGCTACTCTTACTGTTGAAATCACCGAGAACACACCAACATATACTGGTGAACTAATCTATCCTCTCAAAGAAGATAAAACTCTCTCTTTTGAACTTCAGTTTCAGAAAGACCTAACTGGTACAAAAACATCAAGTATTTTAGTAGCGACTACTGCCATCACAGAAACTATTTCACTAAAACTTTTTGAAGGAGCTTTACCTGGCTTAGAAAACATTATTCCCGAAGAAATAACAATCGGCAGCAATTATAATGCCATCATCGTGATGACAAAATCTGGCACGAAAACTGCCAGAAAATTCCTTTTAGGGCTTGGCTTTAAAACTGAATTGAATCTTAATATTGACTTATCCGAACTGCCTTTAATTGGTGATCAAATTCCTTTTGATCCAAACAGTAACTACCTGGAAATTCGACTGCTTGTTAGTACGAAAATTTTTGACGAAAAAGAACTAACAACAATCAATGAATTACTGTCAGAATTAAAATCACCTGTAGAGATTCAATCGCCCAGTACCTGCCAACAGCTAACCAAGGGTGCAAGCATCGCCGCCAAACTAGAATTAATCGGGATATACAAACAAAGCTGGTTTATCCCCTTAGTAGTCAAGCATCGTACTGGTGGGACAGGAGAAATAATAACAATTACTGAAAACACTAATGACATAGAAACTCTAATTACTATAACTGGCAACAGTGCTTGGTTTACAGTGCAGAAGTCTTTCGGGCCAATCTACATAGGGAAAATCGGGCTGCTTTATCTAAAAGGAGGAATTCGATTAGTTATACAAACATCCCTGCAAATATCTCGGTTTGTTCTTTCTCTCATCGGTCTTTCGGTTAGGGCTGATCTATGTAATTTTGACTGCGATTTTAAACTTGAAGGCTTTGGCTTGCAGCTGAGAAGCAAAACCTTACAAATTAGTGGTGCTTTTGCCCGACTTGAGAAAGAAGACTATGACGAATATTTAGGTATAGCTTCTTTGGGAATTAAAATCCAAAAGATGGGTTTATCTTTTTCTACCCTTGGTTCCTTTGCTGACTTCAAAGGAGAACCGGCTTTATTCCTCTATCTAGCAGTGAGTTATCCCTTGGGTGGAGCGCCTTTCTTCTTTGTCACTGGATTATCAGGCGGTTTTGGCTACAGCCGTTCTTTAACTATTCCTGAATTAGAGGAACTGCCAACTTTTCCGTTAGTTTATCAGGCAGTCAACGGAGTTGGTGCGATAGATTTTGATAACCCTTCTAGTTGTATTAACGAACAATTGGAACTACTTGATGAGTATATCCAGCCTTCTTTGGGTTCAGGATTCTTTGCCGCTGGGATGAAATTTACCTCCTTTAAGTTGGTTGACAGTTTTGCTCTATTAACTGCTGCTATTAACGAACATAAGTTTGAGTTAAATTTAATCGGTAATTCTCGATTAGTCGTTCCTCCTAAAGTGCCAAAATTAGCCCCAATTGCCCAAGCGGAGATGATTTTGAGAGCGCAGTTTGCTCTTCAGGATGGTCTGATTGCTGTTCAATCTCAACTGACTGCCGCCTCTTATATCTTCTCAACTGAATGTCACTTAACTGGGGGTTTTGCTTTCTTCTTCTGGTTCGCAGGAAAACACGCTGGCGACTTCGTAATTACTTTAGGAGGCTACCATCCTGATTTTGATATTCCCCCTCACTATCCTCAAGTGCCACGCCTGGGTTATGAATGGCAGATTGACAAGAATACCTTTATTACTGGCCAATCTTACTTTGCCCTTTGTTCCCATGCACTGATGGCTGGGGGACTATTAGCCTTGAGCTATGATGATGGTTGGGCATCAGCTTCTTTTACTGTGGGGGCTGACTTTTTAATCTGCTGGAAACCTTATTATTACGATATTAAAGCTTATGTGAGCATGAGGGCGAAAATTTCCTTTGTCTCTGGAAATTTGGGCGTACAAGTCCATTTTTGGGGGCCGGAATTTGGTGGAACTTTTAAAATTGATTTGGTGCTGTTTTCCGTTCAGGTTAAATTTGGTGACCAAAGTTCCCGCGCTCCTCTACCCATTGATTGGGATGAATTTCGTGAATCGTTCTTACCCCCCGATGAGGAAATGTGCAGTATTACTGCTACCGAAGGTTTGATCAAACAATTCCAAGAAGGGGATGAAGAAATTTGGATACTCAATCCTACCCGGTTTGGTTTAGTTACAGATGCCTTTATTCCTTCCCAGAAAGTGTTTGTTAGAGCAGACGATAAAGCCACTAGTCCTGCTTTTGGCATTAACTCAATGGGAATTAAGTCTGACTTATTAGAAACAAAACACCACGTCCAAATAGAAAAAAATGCCTCTGGAAATTGGTCTCCGTGTGATAACAATTTCACTTGTGAACCTGTGGCGAAAAAAGCACCGACAGCAATGTGGGGAGAACCTAACCTCAATGCTCAAGGTCGTCTCAAGCTTCCTGAAGTGAATGGGCAGCAATTTGTGGAAGATGTTTTATTTGGTTTCCAGATTTTTCCCGCAGAAAAGTCTGACCCTGTTAGCACTCAGGATATTGAAATTGCCAAGCTTCAGTATGAAACAACAAAATTTGAGCCGAGTTATTTGTGGGAAAAACTTCCTGCTTTTGGGGAAAGTGGGGATAATGATGCAGAACGCAGAAACAAAATTCGAGCTACGGTTGCCAATAATACCAACCGCAACCTGATTTTAGAAGCATTAGGCTTTGATCTAGAAATGGTAAGGGTTGATGCGGCGATCGCTGATGCTTTTGTCTTTGCTCCCCTAGTTAAGTAATTTTTAGTTTTCATTGAGATAAAAAATCTAAGTAAATCCAAGTAAATATCAATCATGGTTACAAGTAGTCGCCGACTAGGAAGGAATGCTCCACAAGGAAAGGTAGAGTTTATCGAATACCACCAACCATTTATGGAGAGTGGTGAATATCACCTGAAAGTTGAACAAACTATCGAAGCTGATGAAAAAATTACAAAACAAACTTTCTCCCGTGAGATTACTTTTGTGATTTCAGGAGAACGTTTTGGCCCTCTATCACCAACAGACATTCATGCTGTTTTCCCTCCAGCCGACACAATTGGAGAGCATTCTAACGTCCTACCGCATATCACCTTCGAGAGTAGTACCCTGCCTTGGCAACGCTTTCCCGGAACCATAGATGAAAACCTCACTTGGCTGATATTACTGCTGTTTCGAGAATCAGATTTTGCTGATGAATCAGAACAACCGCAACTGCAAAGTATTACCCTGGAAGAGTTATTAAAAACTTCTACTGCCAAATTTCCCCGAATTTCCCTGGAACGTGGACAGCACGAACAACAGTTAGTCAATATTATTGATGTCAAAAAGAAATACTTAGAGCCTTTACTTCCCACTAAAAAAGACCTTGCTTTGCTCGCTCATACCCGCCAACCTAAATATGCGAATGGCAACGGTGAACAACTAGCAACGATTTTGGGCGATCGCCTTCCTGAACCTAGTGGTATGAGTAAAGTGTATTTGGTTTCTGTTGAAGGTCGTTATACAGATGGAGATCAGGGTAGTTTTAATTTCGATGGTGCAGGAGATGAGGATTTAATCCGCTTGGTGACACTAGCTAGTTGGAGTTTTGGTTGCATTGATCCTGAACAAAGCTTTACTGAGTTGTTGAGAAATCTCAATGGTGAACCTAGTTCCCCTCGCTTACCAATCAACAACGATCTGACAGCAGAAAAGTTTTTGGCTCAAAGTTATGTTCCTCTTCCTCATGCCTTGCGCGAAGGCAGTAAAACTGTTTCTTGGTATCGAGGCCCGTTAATTTCTGGATCTCAACCAGACACCTTTGACTTACCTGTGCGAGCTGCGGACGAATTGTTGCGCTACGATTCCGATACAGGATTATTTGATACTTCTTATGCCGCAGCTTGGCAATTGGGACGAATGCTAACATTACAAAATCAGCATTTGGCCATTGACCTATTCAACTGGAAACGGGAAAATGCCCAAAACCTCAAGCAATTAGAGCAACAAGTAATTAATCCGCTTTTACGGAATTATAGCAAGTTTCAAGCACAAGAGATTACTATTCCTGAAGCTCCTGAAGCGATCGCCCAATGGTTTTATAGTCTAGAAATCTTGCAGGGAATTCCCTTTAACTATTTAATTCCTGACGAACGGCTCCTCCCACCCGAATCTATTCGTTTCTTTTGGGTTGATTCAGTATGGGTAGACTGCTTGCAAGATGGAGCATTTAGCGTCGGACGGGTGACTCCTGTTGACGCTAAGGATGATCAAAAAATGCCAGCCCGCAAGACCCTGCTGTCAGGCGATAGAACCATTACCGGATGTATTTTGCGATCGCAAGTCGTTTCTGGCTGGCCGGATCTGCTGATTGAAGCTTACGATACTATGATTGAGGATTCAGAATTCGTTGCACCAGATGAAGCAAAGCTCCTAAAGGGTTTGCGGATGGAAAGATTAGCCCCCGATGTGTTGATTTGTCTGTTCAAAGGAGAAATCAAAACAGTGGATATTCATCAAAAACCTGAAGGAATGCACTTTGGTTTAGATGCAGGTAATGAGTCTGGCATATTTACCAAAAATTTACGCGATCGCAATGGCGGGGGAGATTTAAAAATCGGAAATATTCCTTGGCGCGGCGATCAAGCAAAAGGAATTATCAACATCTCTGCAATGGTTGAGGAAATGAAAAAGTCATTGAACCAACCACCCGATGACCCCTTCACTTCAGCCCAATTTGGCTTCCAGATGATTAAGGGAGTGCAAAAAGTCAGGTTTATCTCGACGAATTCATAAAAAAATTGTGCAGTATGGAGAGCATACTGTAATTTACGACTATGCTGACCTGAATGAAATTACTTTAGCCTGGAGCGTTACTATACATAAAAGCCAGGGTTCAGAATATCCGGTGGTTATTCTACCAATCTATATGCAGCATTATATGATGTTGACCCGAAACCTGTTTTACACTGGGTTAACTCGTGCCAAGAACCTGGCGCTCGTTGTTGGCGCAAAAAAAGCGATCTCTCTAGCCGTGCGCTCTACCGATAACCAAAAGCGCTACACACGGTTACAGCAGAGGTTACTTCAGGCAGGGCTGCATTGGTGATATGTTTTGGTTCTTCAAAATAGAAAACTTTATTGAGCTATTTGATTTATACTTTTAAGTCCCCTGGTTTAAAAAAGCCGAAAAGTTTGTATATCCAGCCTGAGTTCCGACATGGTTCGCATCTATTTGCAAGAAATTGGTCAGTATCCTTTATTAAAACCAGAAGAAGACAATTTAAATTACTCCGTGGCAGGGTAAAACACTGACCATATTTTGTGCCAGTTGCGTAAGTCCTGAATTTTCTTGGTGTGGTAATTCGGGCAATGAATTTATAAATTAACCAGTCCTAAAGAGGATATAGAATTTCGGGGTTTTTGTTAAAAATTACATATTCTCAAGAGGTCAGATTTATGTCTCTGCGTGAATACAAACCCGGAAATACTTTCCCCGGTGTCATCGGTCGAACAGTTGATAAATCCAGTCCAGCTTGGCCAGAACCGTTGCGATCTAAAGAAGGAACACCAAACGTCCTATTTATCGTTTTCGATGATACAGGCTTTGGGCAATTTGGATGTTACGGAAGTCCCATCAAAACACCCAACCTAGACGCACTAGCCGCCAATGGCT
It encodes the following:
- a CDS encoding DUF6603 domain-containing protein; the encoded protein is MYSKRAIAFTQNKLKSQLGNNQPTLVQQKSDRFYNFRENYNIFVSAKTMTTIDVDIYNDLQKVSDFLKDEIGFGIEPIPDFLKDCPLISAEYTQDNGGYKLECKLKFILAEEEEEENLDKYLEATLTVEITENTPTYTGELIYPLKEDKTLSFELQFQKDLTGTKTSSILVATTAITETISLKLFEGALPGLENIIPEEITIGSNYNAIIVMTKSGTKTARKFLLGLGFKTELNLNIDLSELPLIGDQIPFDPNSNYLEIRLLVSTKIFDEKELTTINELLSELKSPVEIQSPSTCQQLTKGASIAAKLELIGIYKQSWFIPLVVKHRTGGTGEIITITENTNDIETLITITGNSAWFTVQKSFGPIYIGKIGLLYLKGGIRLVIQTSLQISRFVLSLIGLSVRADLCNFDCDFKLEGFGLQLRSKTLQISGAFARLEKEDYDEYLGIASLGIKIQKMGLSFSTLGSFADFKGEPALFLYLAVSYPLGGAPFFFVTGLSGGFGYSRSLTIPELEELPTFPLVYQAVNGVGAIDFDNPSSCINEQLELLDEYIQPSLGSGFFAAGMKFTSFKLVDSFALLTAAINEHKFELNLIGNSRLVVPPKVPKLAPIAQAEMILRAQFALQDGLIAVQSQLTAASYIFSTECHLTGGFAFFFWFAGKHAGDFVITLGGYHPDFDIPPHYPQVPRLGYEWQIDKNTFITGQSYFALCSHALMAGGLLALSYDDGWASASFTVGADFLICWKPYYYDIKAYVSMRAKISFVSGNLGVQVHFWGPEFGGTFKIDLVLFSVQVKFGDQSSRAPLPIDWDEFRESFLPPDEEMCSITATEGLIKQFQEGDEEIWILNPTRFGLVTDAFIPSQKVFVRADDKATSPAFGINSMGIKSDLLETKHHVQIEKNASGNWSPCDNNFTCEPVAKKAPTAMWGEPNLNAQGRLKLPEVNGQQFVEDVLFGFQIFPAEKSDPVSTQDIEIAKLQYETTKFEPSYLWEKLPAFGESGDNDAERRNKIRATVANNTNRNLILEALGFDLEMVRVDAAIADAFVFAPLVK
- a CDS encoding sigma-70 factor domain-containing protein, with the translated sequence MVRIYLQEIGQYPLLKPEEDNLNYSVAG